One Terriglobales bacterium genomic region harbors:
- the tsf gene encoding translation elongation factor Ts: MGTTAMNISATQVKELRDKTGAPMMDCKQALQATNGNVEEAIVWLRKKGMATAHKKASRATSEGSVANYIHAGGKIGVLVEVNCESDFVARTEDFQSLLHDIAMHIAASDPKYIRKEDVTPEDYEREKDIYRSQAASTGKPPAVVEKIVEGKMSKFYEEVCLYEQPFIKEQTISVAQLIASKIGKLGENISVRRFARFKVGESSWTVAASKQVEEKAE, translated from the coding sequence ATGGGTACGACAGCTATGAATATCTCGGCGACACAAGTGAAGGAGCTCCGCGACAAGACCGGCGCTCCCATGATGGACTGCAAGCAGGCCCTGCAGGCCACGAACGGCAACGTGGAAGAGGCCATCGTGTGGCTCCGCAAGAAAGGCATGGCAACGGCCCACAAGAAGGCGTCGCGCGCCACCAGTGAAGGCTCGGTGGCCAACTACATCCACGCCGGGGGCAAGATCGGCGTGCTGGTCGAGGTCAACTGCGAGAGCGACTTCGTGGCCCGCACCGAGGACTTCCAGTCGCTGCTGCACGACATCGCCATGCACATCGCGGCCAGCGACCCGAAGTACATCCGCAAGGAGGACGTCACGCCCGAGGATTACGAGCGGGAGAAGGACATCTACCGCTCGCAGGCGGCGAGCACGGGCAAGCCCCCGGCGGTGGTGGAGAAGATCGTCGAGGGCAAGATGAGCAAGTTCTACGAGGAGGTCTGCCTGTACGAGCAGCCCTTCATCAAGGAACAAACCATCTCGGTGGCGCAGCTCATCGCCAGCAAGATCGGCAAGCTGGGCGAGAACATCTCGGTGCGGCGCTTCGCCCGCTTCAAGGTGGGCGAGAGCAGCTGGACCGTGGCTGCCAGCAAGCAAGTCGAAGAAAAGGCCGAGTAA